The DNA sequence ttaaattaattaaatttttctactcgatcattatctatataacacatatttgataagaaaatatatatatatatatagataacgtGTAACAAAACTCCACATTTAGCGTTAACCTACACATTGTCTGTATTAGGTTCAATAATTTGACAGATTCGTAGCTTCAACCATAAGGTAACTGTAGTCTGTCTCCTTCCTAGTcgtcctcttcttcttcaatctaatgtattttgttttattatatatgttgattGAAAGAGCTGGCAGAAGAGACAATGATCGATCTTAAATGTAGAACATCGTAGTAGATAGCAGTCGGTTTGACCATTCTCTCATTCACATATATAATAGGTGCGAGACTCAAAAACATTGGCCAGAAAGCACGGAAAGCTGAAACACTGCTTTTTGTCCTTCTCTCCAGTGTCCCCCATCTTACTCTCCAGTCAACGACATCACGTCCGACTTTTAATCATAATCACCGGAGATAACGAATTTATAAGAAAACAATTTCATGTAAGCATGTCGTTTCTGATTTGAACGGGTAGATATGTTGTGCAGGCACCTTATCACTCTTCTTCACCAATAATTGAACAAATTACTAGCTTGCTTTTGTCTCAATACTTTAGATATATAGCATGTTTTCAATCATTTTGTATTCctgattttaaaaatcaaattatttggtgagagaaatgctttaactaattctataaaataaatctgtAAAGTGATGACGTAGTTTGACGTGGTAcgttatattgtaaaattatttttattataaaatagatttaatgtatcatataaaaccatatcaattttataatttatttttataaatttttgatttttttatggtTATAGCATTTCTCTTCCGGCAAGATGGATTATGAAAGGTGCCAAGTTGGGGGCACAATGATTCTAAATTACCACTTCTAACTATTGACCAGATGATCATGAGTTAGTGATTAGGAACAGAGAGTACAGGGATCTTTGGATCTTACCATTAGTGAGAATTAAAACCGGAAGAACTAATGTTTCATTAACAGGTCCAATGAGAAAAATCTGGCAAAAGGTGATTACTTTCGGAGAAATCTCTAGACAGCAAAGAGCTGGGGTATTGACATTCAcagtgatctctctctctctcaagcactCACTTCATTCATATTAGACGATGGGAAAACCTTGCGTTCTGATGATCTGTTCCTGCTCAGCATCCTCTTCAGCGAACAACTCAGGGACgaagatgatgatgaagttACTGATACAGAATCTCCCATCACTGCATTTTGATCACTCTGATTTTCGCAACCCGGAATATCAATCACAAACTCCATTGCAGAATCCCCATCACTGCCCACAGTTCCCAACTCAACCCCTACCCCCTCCGAAGAATCAACAGCTGAATCAGTCCCTGAATTCGCTTCCGAACCAACCGTCACGACCTTAGCCTCGCACACCACCGGAGCTCTGCAAATGGGACAATTCGTATGAGAACTCAACCACATGTCAATGCACTCCACGTGAAAACCGTGGTGGCACTTGGGCAAGTCCCTCCCCATCTCGTTTTCCTCAAACGGGCTCAAGCAAATGACGCATTCCAACCCATTCTTGTGCTCCGCTGAGCTGTATAGAAAGAGAGGGATCGTAGCAATGAGTGACGCGTCGAGACCTTTCGTTGGAGGGCTGGGAACAGAGGTGTCAAGGTTGAAGGTATGGAAATGGTGGAACCGAGAGGGTCGGAGCGCGTGTGAGACGGTCATGGAGCGTCGCCGCCGTTGCTGGGCTTGGGCTAAGAACCATTTCGCATAAATGTGGAGAAGCAAGACGAAGAGGACGACAAGGAGTAGAGATATTACGGCCGCGAGCATGATGTTTCCGTCGTAAGAGAATATGCTCCGGACTATGTGGCTGAGTGTGTTGGTGGCTTGCTCTGGCAACTCAGGAGGGCTGGAGTCGGACATTGTGATCAATAAGCAGCAAGATAGAATGGTGGGTCTCTCTGCAATCTTGCGTCTATGAGCAATCTTGTGTGCGGAGAAGGTGGGGGATATAAGTATAAAGATAACCAATGgaatcttcttctttctttttctttagcgTGAGAGAACGTTTACGTGAAAATAAAGTCGTTGCTATAGGTTTTATATTTTGGATATTGTgcagaaactctctctctctctctctctctctctctctctctcatgtgtgtgtgtgtgtgtgtgtgtgtggggttACTCTGAAGTCAAAAAAGAAATCCCTTTATTCAAGGAGATAATGAGACTCATATgcatgggagaggagagaaagggGCAGAAATGAAGGACTCGTGAAGGCGACGGCAGCAGAGGGTGTTGGTGGGTGGGTGGGGTTATTTGATTCATGCGGTGTTTGATATATTTGTTTAGTGGTGTGGGGGTGGAGGTACGGATCCCAATGCCAGATAGGTGGGGTTCCTTTGAGGCCCCCAtctttttcaactcctttctggGTCTTTGGTTCTTTTATTAGTTTTTGTTGTTTCTTGTGTGGTACATTGGTAGTAAGGTGTGGGGTCCCCCACTCAGACTATATTGGATCAGAGGTCCCATGTGAATCTAACCAGTAACAAGACAATGTCTTCTTTTGACTCTCTGCAAACACAACCATCTGCTTcctctttttcccctttttttttagcAAATAGTCATGCCCATGATCTACAACCACGATCATCTGCGACTTCTACAGTATGTCTTTTGCTAGCTTTCTTCCACCTTTTCTTGCTGCATGTTTTGGGCAAGTGATCAAACTTTAGGTGTTAATTCTAGGCTCGTGACCTGGGACCTATCTCAGGGTCAAATGTACCACCCATACATGTGACAGATTTAAGATTCAGTCGAGGCCTCGTAGGTACACAATCTAGAGGCCCAATAACCAAAAACCATATGAGATTTGGAACCATTTTGGGGGTCTGGACTTTGCAGAGAAGAAGACTGCACATTTGAACCATTTTGGATTTGATGATTATTTGAACTCAATGTTGCATTTATATGCTGATGCTTCATCTTGTTGACGAATGAGAATCAAAAGAATGGAAACTTGCCTCAGCATTTTGGGTTTATATAATTACAAAGTTCTTGTGAGCTTCATTTAGTCCATGAGTTTGTATCGTTTCTCTTGGACACCTGTAACTCCCATTTGAATCTCAATTATAGTGTGGAGTGGCACCTGAAATCCAAAATGCAGATACTATTAGGATGTAACTCCACAATGTACACCCACCAACCAAACGAAAACAAAAATCCAAGATTAATATACGCTCAACTGCTCATTTGCAGTATCACAATCCAAATTATGGTTGGCATCTGTAATTCTCAGTATTTACCATCACTCACAACAGATGGTTCTTTGAAATCCTAACACTGTCGTGGAGGAGAGAGCTTTATCCCTCTTGTCCCAACATATTTCCATGACATATGGCGGGAGCAAGCAAGAGTCAACCATAGAAAGAAAATTACCTCAATGTATGGAATTTCTTTCAAAGGCCTGTCAGCAAAATAAGCATATAATGCTCTCAAAACTGCCTGCAACAATAAAGGAATACAGAACTTAGATGGATCATAATTGCGACATCAACTATTACACAGATGCTCCATAGGATACATATAACCTGATCAGATATCACTACAACAGGTGCTCGTTGTCGTTCAAGCTCAACAATTACAGCCTCTAGCCTGCATTAAGGGTGGCCATCAATACTATTGCATTTGTTGCAGAAATATGTATTCAAAGACTAAATTCATGGGTCCTCAGACTTCAAATACAGACCTTTGGATAACATCCAAATAAGACTCCCCACGAGGATACCGATACCTAAGCTTGTCCTTCTTGCGTGCCCTGCAATTTTGTAAGTGACATAATTATCCAGCACACATCTCAAAATAACCACAGGTTATTCACACCAGGAAAAAAATGTTCTGAACAAACTGTTTGCAGAGAGATTAAGAAGTGAGTACATTCTTCATCTTTAccatataaaaagagaaaaaaagatatAACAGAATTGCAACATACTCATATTCCTCAGGCATGTTCTTGTTTATCTCTTCATAGGTCATTCCATCACAAACCCCAGCATTTATCTCATCCAGTGCACGCCATTGTATCTACCAAATATGTAACAAATTACAGACTCCTATATGTATCCTAGAATAAATTCCAACACCTATCACCCACCAAAATCAGCTAAACATATCTACATAAATGGATTTGCAAATCCGATGacgttaataaaaataaaatcgggCTCTCTGAGctctttcaaaaaaagaaaaagaaaaaagccaaCGACTTTCACATAGACCAACACAAACCTTAGGAAATCCAACAATGGGACTTGCTGTCAAAATTGTTCGTTGCAACGTGCTTGTCCAAATCTAGACAACAACAAATTCAAAAAGTACCTTAGTTCAAAGAAGTTCACAAACTAATAGTTGGAGTTCAAGGTTGTTCACAAATTAGCAGTTGACATTCAATCAATATATTGGTAAGTAACATATTGAATGAATGGTATTTGTGTCGGGACCTGAACCGTTTATATCCGTTGAGTGACAGCCCTTCCACTCGGCACCGTCGGATCACTAAGGACGACTTTCGTCCCTGCTAGACGGGTGGGTCTTGCAgtcaacttataaaaaaactgAATCTTAAGTTGACTCCATTGATGCATTAATGAATTAATGACCCAGTAAAAGGTAAATtaatctcccccccccccccccccaaaacaaaacaaaaaaaaaaaatggggttGAAAGATCATAGACAAGTAGCAAGATCAATTCTAGAACTGTCTTATTCATTTGAACATACAAGCCCAAAACTATAGGGTCCAATATTGTCACCTATTTAACAACACTGAAGCCAAGACTTACAAGCTGGCCTAAGACCTCAACAGTATATTACTGCTTGCTTAACATCTTGAAACTACTTTCTGGCTTCTGAGGACAACGGATACCAATTTGTTTCTTAaagcaagaaaagaaatttcaaaatcttAAACAAAGGAAGTTAGTTTCCCAAACCTATCAGCTGTAGGATTTAATCATTGTAATAGACTACTTTGTTTGCAAAGAAAAGGGGAGGAAAAGATGGTTCGTAACTCTCAAACTGAAAATCAGATGGGTATTGAATGAGATCTCGTGTTGTCTAAGAGGGAGAAGTTATTGCGGTTTATAGTGATTCCAAGGAGATCCTATTGTAACCTTGACTAGTACTTTTGAGTATAAATCTAAATGTGACTTGGGATTTTCCTTGTGTCATTTGAGAACGGCCTAATGAGAATGTCAGGGATTTTAGTGTGGGAGATTGCAACACACAAAGTTGAGTATGGGAATGGTGGTGAATCAGATCCTACAATGTCTGTGAAGGGAAAATTCTTGCTGTTTATAATGATtcctagaaattcaattgtaataTTGACTTGTTCTTTTATAGTATATATCCATTTGGCTTGCACTTTCCTTGGATCCCCACAAAGGTCCTTTATAAATCAAGAATAGACTTACATATATTGCTTCACagtaaaagaaaccaaaaacttGAACATCACTATCATTCATATTGATGAAGCTTACAGAAGCAGTCCTTTCGGACTTCAGTCGCTTTTCGACAAAGTTTGCAAGTTTTTTAGCATAAACTTCTCCACGATCACTGTACATAGAAGTTGCAGTATAAATGGGTGAGTCAGTCATGATATAAAACCAGTTGTAATTGAAGAACGAAAGTTCAAAAGTATATTAAAATGCATAGAAGAACGAAAgttcaaaattatattaaaatgcaTAACTAGGACGACTATAAGTGGACAGGACAAAGAAAAATATCTCTGCATCAAACAAATGAATCCAGCTTTAGATGGACATGGTGTCacgacaggaaaaaaaa is a window from the Carya illinoinensis cultivar Pawnee chromosome 14, C.illinoinensisPawnee_v1, whole genome shotgun sequence genome containing:
- the LOC122294260 gene encoding RING-H2 finger protein ATL63-like produces the protein MSDSSPPELPEQATNTLSHIVRSIFSYDGNIMLAAVISLLLVVLFVLLLHIYAKWFLAQAQQRRRRSMTVSHALRPSRFHHFHTFNLDTSVPSPPTKGLDASLIATIPLFLYSSAEHKNGLECVICLSPFEENEMGRDLPKCHHGFHVECIDMWLSSHTNCPICRAPVVCEAKVVTVGSEANSGTDSAVDSSEGVGVELGTVGSDGDSAMEFVIDIPGCENQSDQNAVMGDSVSVTSSSSSSLSCSLKRMLSRNRSSERKVFPSSNMNEVSA